The Hyalangium ruber genome includes a window with the following:
- a CDS encoding patatin-like phospholipase family protein, whose translation MAGLDVQGRMELLRASPALAGFLREPESESILRALAKRLRPSPLEANTSLTALPPALRFIVSGRVRVARYGRLLPGNSQHLGEGSVHGLQHVATWLEPGASHRSLAATTVTPTDFLELRQEDFEHVPRPLFEWLLRVAQAQEVAEELVRALGQEPRFANVSEQALFRLAESASLVSEDTRTLLSRGSIPGDFHVLLAGTCRILRSGECIALLKAPACIGHKQFLLKQPMAGDAVLEGSQADRPRVLRIDGASFSRLRGQDPGFQRALLRGNPELSPKPTPPATHQVLVLDSHEPFPLRRLGDLLAERLAVHLQEHVHVLRAVKGNSPQEPPHFRQPPGAVNGWVAESARRVPAPDDSVPFLPRPDDFTWVPLEHGPAGRINVTLVDLSDLEPPARSRMLQRLARELEPYPDEPLRLIYVSSRPNGYPRADSLPERARLVPTGVLSPTLPVGIQPTLRQAFTEKPLAERLSTLRKALTGARDLASAMGSHLRDMLKPAEPEATWPLGTVRVRFPSPWRLGDVPPSVSFSEEPALRETFDRWARAVTDRRVGLALGGGGAFGYVHLALLERLMEPPRTGATPGTPEEAESLRVPVDMISGSSFGTVVGAFYCVAGKQGLELMKNEWPMLAAAVPFGVVTSVGIQWILDAILGPVKLEQLEVPLFPVVVDADAGVEWDVRQGTVGYGIRASGSFPPAMGPLISLNRRLLDGGFVANVPVNVLRTEGAGLLIASNPIPRVAPRNRTFPRLRLLGALWRQVNPLLRVEDSYRMLTLIGRVAGESQSRAEGMVVYRPKYNSGSLVGMNKGARVSEEAEQSLELGQAILEARALWRSRLNNPVSRIRWDAPSSPVVLNEPVLFDGAHLDPVSQRTLLAELVDFLQHRKSISAFTIVATGLTRHEADARARALRDYLIESCVPQPPEQVKSRGEVLAQQPGPGSRVTLEVESGQVASGYAMRMEESWREQKELARRALADAQARRLHLASERQGRTGDPDLARLLALEAVRLDRSAETDRALRAVLDRRGTLLRHFQAEVSALCLSWSPDGQQLVVGYKDGALRLWDVAREEPLWDGMGHEGGTDVATNTVAWAPSGQVLASTGNDSQLVLWSPTPEGLVPRQSEYVNTWNHWGLAFSPSGGHLLAPFAASEFGKRYAAVLQLSRRGTLSALPGENLPEFSIESAAWAPDTRSPRFATVDKDSGKVAVWSVSKAGVERHQEFSFPGARRLAWKPDGEALVVGGAGGACILRPGTRTEPLRLDTHGLEVERVEWSSDGKRVLATISEGGTLYVWDASGALLTVIRVETEGLLQEVRCHPTRPEVALTWGGEAACVWDVSTGRQLAWLGGHTGKINEARWSTEGARVATASHDGSVRIWEPFGGGPERYPWSAVEEQRTPVGSRKRFHWPSEGLALPLDAGESGRVWVSSPTPGGERIVPVRSPRDGRLVLKPWRRGKPLPAGALPEWTDAISLHWSPDGSQVALREPECISLWDATTWKLRAEYAPSGLGATRVAWDRSGKRLAIGRFVAGWSAVMLWEPAREPEPVPLEGAQESDGVWDLAWSPDGRQLATACNDSYVRVYSVPRRGASANLVLSIHHWFAPYRVAWNPRGDLLACGDESGAVEIWNIEGRDLVASPQLRRKRIRHLVWSPNGAHLFSADMNGRALLWGRNEEDAWVTAAVLDTEPARLHWAAFSEDGAWVLAMEHDGRVRLHPVDLDTLAGRVAERPGRKELTPAERAQYLGGGASAPSPAAASAFSATRRRRGSSRP comes from the coding sequence ATGGCGGGGCTGGACGTGCAGGGCCGAATGGAACTTCTCCGGGCTTCTCCCGCGCTGGCGGGGTTCCTGCGAGAGCCCGAGAGCGAGTCCATCCTCCGCGCACTCGCCAAGCGGCTGCGGCCCTCTCCTCTCGAGGCGAACACCTCCCTCACGGCGCTGCCTCCGGCGCTGCGCTTCATCGTCTCGGGCCGGGTGCGCGTGGCGCGGTATGGACGATTGCTTCCGGGCAACTCCCAGCACCTGGGGGAGGGAAGCGTCCACGGCCTCCAGCATGTGGCGACATGGCTCGAGCCAGGCGCCTCACACCGGAGCCTCGCGGCGACCACCGTCACGCCCACGGACTTCCTCGAGCTGCGCCAGGAGGACTTCGAGCATGTCCCCCGCCCGCTCTTCGAGTGGCTGCTGCGGGTAGCCCAGGCGCAAGAGGTGGCCGAGGAGCTCGTCCGCGCGCTCGGCCAGGAGCCCCGGTTCGCCAACGTCTCCGAGCAGGCGCTCTTCCGGCTGGCCGAGAGCGCCTCGCTCGTGAGCGAGGACACGCGGACATTGCTGAGCCGGGGAAGCATCCCAGGCGACTTCCATGTCCTGCTCGCGGGCACCTGCCGCATCCTCCGCTCGGGCGAGTGCATCGCGTTGCTGAAAGCGCCAGCCTGCATCGGGCACAAACAGTTCCTGCTCAAGCAGCCCATGGCGGGAGACGCGGTGCTGGAGGGCTCCCAGGCGGACCGCCCGCGCGTGCTGCGCATCGACGGCGCCTCGTTCTCTCGGCTGCGCGGACAGGACCCGGGCTTCCAGCGCGCACTGCTGCGCGGAAACCCCGAGCTGTCCCCGAAGCCCACGCCCCCCGCGACCCATCAGGTGCTCGTGCTCGACAGCCACGAGCCCTTCCCCCTGCGGCGCCTGGGAGACCTCCTCGCGGAGCGACTGGCCGTACACCTCCAGGAGCACGTACACGTGCTGCGCGCCGTGAAGGGGAACTCGCCCCAGGAGCCGCCCCACTTCCGCCAGCCTCCCGGCGCGGTGAATGGCTGGGTGGCCGAGTCCGCCCGCCGCGTGCCAGCACCGGACGACTCCGTCCCCTTCCTGCCGCGCCCCGACGACTTCACGTGGGTGCCGCTGGAGCACGGGCCCGCCGGGCGCATCAACGTCACGCTGGTGGACCTGAGCGACCTGGAGCCCCCAGCGCGCTCCCGGATGCTTCAGCGGCTCGCGCGGGAGCTGGAGCCGTACCCCGACGAGCCGCTCCGGCTCATCTACGTGTCGAGCAGGCCCAACGGCTATCCCCGCGCCGACTCCCTCCCGGAGCGCGCGCGGCTCGTGCCCACCGGCGTGCTCTCCCCCACCCTGCCCGTGGGCATCCAACCCACGCTGCGCCAGGCGTTCACCGAGAAGCCCCTGGCCGAGCGGCTGAGCACGCTGCGCAAGGCCCTCACGGGCGCGAGGGACCTGGCCTCGGCCATGGGCAGCCACCTGCGGGACATGCTCAAGCCCGCCGAGCCCGAGGCCACCTGGCCCCTGGGCACCGTGCGCGTGCGCTTCCCCTCCCCGTGGCGCCTGGGCGATGTGCCCCCGAGCGTGTCCTTCTCCGAGGAGCCCGCCCTGCGAGAGACGTTCGACCGCTGGGCGCGGGCCGTCACGGACCGCCGCGTCGGGCTGGCGCTCGGCGGCGGCGGCGCCTTCGGCTACGTCCACCTGGCCCTGCTCGAACGATTGATGGAGCCTCCTCGAACGGGAGCCACGCCAGGCACGCCCGAGGAGGCCGAGTCGCTCCGGGTGCCGGTGGACATGATCTCCGGCTCCAGCTTCGGCACGGTGGTGGGCGCCTTCTACTGCGTGGCCGGCAAGCAGGGCCTGGAGCTGATGAAGAACGAGTGGCCCATGCTCGCCGCCGCCGTGCCCTTCGGCGTGGTGACGAGCGTGGGCATCCAATGGATCCTCGACGCCATCCTCGGCCCGGTGAAGCTGGAGCAGCTCGAGGTGCCCCTGTTCCCCGTGGTGGTGGACGCCGACGCGGGCGTGGAGTGGGACGTGCGCCAGGGCACCGTGGGCTATGGCATCCGTGCCAGCGGCTCCTTCCCGCCGGCCATGGGCCCGCTCATCTCCCTCAACCGGCGCCTGCTCGACGGCGGCTTCGTGGCCAACGTGCCGGTGAATGTCCTGCGCACCGAGGGCGCGGGCCTGCTCATCGCCTCCAACCCCATCCCCCGCGTGGCTCCGCGCAACCGCACCTTCCCGCGCCTGCGGCTGCTGGGCGCCCTGTGGCGCCAGGTGAACCCGCTGCTGCGCGTGGAGGACTCCTACCGGATGCTCACGCTGATCGGCCGGGTGGCGGGTGAGTCCCAGAGCCGCGCCGAGGGCATGGTGGTGTACCGACCCAAGTACAACTCCGGCTCCCTGGTGGGGATGAACAAGGGAGCCCGCGTCAGCGAGGAGGCCGAGCAGAGCCTCGAGCTGGGCCAGGCCATCCTCGAGGCCCGCGCCCTGTGGCGCTCGCGCCTCAACAACCCCGTCTCCCGCATCCGGTGGGACGCGCCATCGAGCCCGGTGGTGCTGAACGAGCCCGTGCTCTTCGACGGGGCGCACCTCGACCCGGTGAGCCAGCGCACCCTGCTGGCCGAGCTGGTGGACTTCCTCCAGCACCGAAAGAGCATCTCCGCATTCACGATCGTGGCCACCGGGCTGACGCGGCACGAGGCGGACGCACGCGCGCGGGCGCTCCGGGACTACCTCATCGAGTCCTGCGTGCCCCAGCCGCCGGAGCAGGTGAAGTCCCGGGGCGAAGTCCTGGCGCAGCAGCCGGGACCGGGCAGCCGGGTGACGCTCGAGGTGGAGAGCGGCCAGGTGGCCTCCGGGTACGCCATGCGGATGGAGGAGTCCTGGCGTGAGCAGAAGGAGCTGGCGCGCCGGGCCCTCGCGGATGCCCAGGCCCGGCGGCTGCACCTGGCCTCGGAGCGACAGGGTCGGACCGGAGACCCCGATCTGGCGCGACTGCTCGCGCTGGAGGCCGTGCGGCTGGATCGCTCCGCCGAAACGGACCGGGCGTTGCGAGCGGTGCTCGATCGCCGGGGCACCCTGCTGCGTCACTTCCAGGCCGAGGTCTCCGCCCTCTGCCTCTCCTGGAGCCCCGATGGCCAGCAGCTGGTGGTGGGCTACAAGGACGGCGCGCTCCGGCTCTGGGACGTGGCGCGGGAGGAGCCGCTCTGGGACGGCATGGGCCACGAGGGCGGCACGGACGTGGCGACCAACACCGTGGCCTGGGCTCCCTCGGGACAGGTGCTGGCCAGCACCGGCAACGACTCCCAGCTCGTGCTGTGGTCGCCCACCCCCGAGGGACTCGTGCCTCGGCAGTCCGAGTACGTGAACACGTGGAATCATTGGGGGCTCGCCTTCTCCCCGTCGGGGGGACACCTGCTCGCTCCCTTCGCCGCGAGCGAGTTCGGCAAACGGTACGCGGCGGTCCTCCAGCTGAGTCGCCGGGGCACGCTCTCCGCGCTGCCGGGCGAGAACCTGCCCGAGTTCTCCATCGAATCCGCCGCGTGGGCCCCCGACACACGCAGCCCCAGGTTCGCCACCGTGGACAAGGACTCGGGCAAGGTCGCCGTTTGGAGCGTGTCGAAGGCGGGCGTGGAGCGGCACCAGGAGTTCTCGTTCCCAGGAGCGCGCAGGCTCGCCTGGAAGCCCGATGGAGAGGCGCTGGTGGTGGGAGGGGCTGGCGGGGCCTGCATCCTCCGCCCGGGCACGCGGACCGAGCCACTGCGGCTCGACACGCACGGCCTCGAGGTCGAGCGGGTGGAGTGGAGCTCGGACGGCAAGCGCGTGCTGGCCACCATCTCCGAGGGCGGCACGCTGTACGTCTGGGATGCATCGGGCGCGCTGCTGACGGTGATCCGCGTGGAGACCGAAGGGCTCCTCCAGGAGGTCCGCTGCCACCCCACCCGGCCCGAAGTGGCCCTCACGTGGGGCGGTGAGGCGGCCTGTGTCTGGGATGTCTCGACGGGCCGGCAGCTCGCATGGCTCGGCGGGCACACGGGGAAGATCAACGAGGCGCGCTGGAGCACGGAGGGAGCGCGCGTGGCCACCGCCAGCCACGACGGCTCGGTGCGCATCTGGGAGCCCTTCGGCGGAGGCCCGGAGCGCTACCCCTGGAGCGCGGTGGAGGAGCAGCGCACGCCCGTCGGCTCGAGGAAGCGCTTCCACTGGCCCTCGGAGGGCTTGGCGCTGCCCCTCGACGCGGGAGAGAGTGGCCGGGTCTGGGTCTCCTCGCCGACCCCGGGTGGCGAGCGCATCGTTCCCGTACGCTCCCCGCGAGACGGGCGCCTGGTCTTGAAACCCTGGAGGCGCGGCAAGCCGTTGCCGGCGGGCGCCCTGCCCGAGTGGACCGATGCCATCTCCCTCCACTGGAGTCCGGATGGGAGTCAGGTGGCGCTGCGTGAGCCAGAGTGCATCTCGCTCTGGGATGCGACGACCTGGAAGCTGCGAGCGGAGTACGCGCCCTCGGGGCTCGGCGCCACCCGAGTGGCGTGGGACCGCTCCGGCAAGCGCCTGGCCATTGGCCGATTCGTGGCCGGGTGGTCCGCGGTGATGCTGTGGGAGCCGGCACGCGAGCCCGAGCCGGTGCCTCTGGAAGGAGCGCAAGAGTCAGACGGAGTGTGGGACCTCGCCTGGAGCCCGGATGGAAGGCAGCTCGCCACCGCGTGCAACGACTCCTATGTCCGGGTCTACAGCGTTCCCCGCAGGGGAGCGTCCGCGAACCTGGTGCTGAGCATCCACCACTGGTTCGCGCCCTATCGGGTGGCCTGGAACCCTCGAGGTGATCTGCTGGCGTGCGGCGATGAGAGCGGCGCGGTGGAGATCTGGAACATCGAGGGAAGGGACCTCGTCGCCAGCCCCCAGCTTCGCCGCAAGCGCATCCGGCACCTCGTGTGGAGCCCGAATGGCGCGCACCTGTTCTCCGCGGACATGAACGGGCGCGCGCTGCTCTGGGGGCGCAACGAAGAGGACGCGTGGGTGACGGCGGCGGTGCTGGACACCGAGCCGGCCCGGCTGCACTGGGCCGCCTTCAGCGAGGACGGCGCGTGGGTGCTGGCGATGGAGCACGACGGGAGGGTGCGGCTCCATCCGGTGGATCTCGACACACTGGCAGGCCGGGTGGCGGAGCGTCCCGGGCGCAAGGAGCTCACCCCCGCGGAACGCGCGCAGTACCTGGGCGGTGGCGCCAGCGCGCCTAGCCCGGCAGCCGCTTCTGCATTCTCAGCAACCCGTAGGCGGCGAGGGTCGAGCCGTCCTTGA
- a CDS encoding NUDIX hydrolase, translating into MPPETIAAGELQEETGLVAKRMTYLGHVFNAPGYSNQGMHVFLAEELSPGPQQLSPEEGDLVCTRVSVEQFEAFVREGRIKDGSTLAAYGLLRMQKRLPG; encoded by the coding sequence GTGCCTCCCGAGACCATCGCCGCGGGCGAACTCCAGGAGGAGACCGGGTTGGTCGCCAAGCGCATGACGTACCTCGGGCACGTCTTCAATGCCCCCGGCTACTCCAACCAGGGCATGCACGTGTTCCTGGCCGAGGAGCTATCTCCGGGGCCACAGCAGCTCTCTCCCGAGGAGGGAGACCTGGTGTGTACCCGGGTGTCCGTCGAACAGTTCGAGGCCTTCGTTCGCGAAGGCCGCATCAAGGACGGCTCGACCCTCGCCGCCTACGGGTTGCTGAGAATGCAGAAGCGGCTGCCGGGCTAG
- a CDS encoding aldo/keto reductase, translated as MADGRPLPRFQPRRELGRTGFRVTAVGIGDLADRTVPLDQCVATLRRAMDSGLNLVDTAPGYEDGYSEEIVGAALRGRREEMFVIDKIDFLDQPVTPQVETSLGRLKLDAVDLFVFHNVSELAVWERLAAPDGGMAELGRCIQAGKARFRGISSHHPDVLRAALETGLCDVVMFPVGPFCHPRYVEEILPLAREKGVGTVCFKTFGAGKLLGDTEGYGRPLEARPRGKVSSGGHESSTPSLPHLSVEECVHYTLTVDPDVALLGMSFTNEQDAALTAAAAFQRLTLEQLADVRRRAALAIEGKGKVWWNPSV; from the coding sequence GTGGCGGATGGACGTCCTCTTCCTCGCTTTCAGCCTCGCCGGGAGCTCGGGCGCACGGGCTTTCGGGTGACGGCGGTGGGGATTGGAGATCTCGCGGACCGCACGGTCCCGCTCGACCAGTGTGTGGCGACGCTGCGCCGGGCCATGGACTCAGGGCTCAACCTCGTCGACACCGCCCCGGGCTACGAGGACGGCTACAGCGAGGAGATCGTCGGTGCGGCGCTGCGCGGCCGGCGCGAAGAGATGTTCGTCATCGACAAGATCGACTTCCTGGATCAGCCGGTGACGCCGCAGGTCGAGACAAGCCTGGGCCGGTTGAAGCTGGACGCGGTGGATCTCTTCGTCTTCCACAACGTCTCGGAGCTGGCGGTCTGGGAGCGGCTGGCCGCGCCCGACGGAGGCATGGCGGAGCTGGGCCGCTGCATCCAAGCGGGCAAGGCGCGCTTCCGAGGTATCTCCAGCCATCATCCGGACGTGCTGCGCGCGGCGTTGGAGACGGGGCTGTGTGACGTGGTGATGTTCCCGGTGGGCCCCTTCTGCCACCCTCGCTATGTGGAAGAGATCCTCCCGCTGGCGCGAGAGAAGGGCGTGGGCACGGTGTGCTTCAAGACCTTCGGCGCGGGCAAGCTGCTGGGGGACACCGAGGGCTACGGGCGACCGCTCGAGGCCCGTCCGCGTGGCAAGGTGAGCTCTGGAGGGCATGAGTCCTCCACGCCTTCCCTGCCGCACCTCTCCGTGGAGGAGTGCGTCCACTACACGCTCACAGTGGATCCGGATGTCGCGCTGCTCGGCATGAGCTTCACCAACGAGCAGGATGCCGCGCTCACCGCTGCTGCGGCCTTCCAGCGCCTGACGCTTGAGCAGCTCGCCGACGTGCGCCGCCGCGCCGCGCTCGCCATCGAGGGCAAGGGCAAGGTGTGGTGGAACCCGAGCGTTTAG
- a CDS encoding MmcQ/YjbR family DNA-binding protein, giving the protein MAERDAVLERVRKLCLSLPDVFETQSWGHPNWKAGKRIFAAFNHYRGHDCIAFLAEVGFRDVLVRDERFFDGGYGRGDKTWVCLKTDVGRLNWKEVEQLLTQSHRLAWSPPKAPRKAAAAKKPATRPRRTRTPK; this is encoded by the coding sequence ATGGCCGAACGCGATGCCGTACTCGAGCGGGTCCGAAAGCTCTGTCTCTCCCTGCCGGATGTCTTCGAGACCCAGTCCTGGGGTCACCCCAACTGGAAGGCGGGCAAGCGCATCTTCGCGGCGTTCAACCACTACCGCGGGCACGACTGCATCGCCTTTCTGGCCGAGGTGGGCTTTCGCGACGTCCTGGTGCGGGACGAGCGCTTCTTCGATGGCGGCTACGGGCGCGGCGACAAGACGTGGGTGTGCCTCAAGACCGACGTGGGTCGCCTGAACTGGAAGGAAGTGGAGCAACTGCTCACCCAGTCTCACCGGCTCGCGTGGAGCCCGCCCAAGGCGCCCCGGAAGGCGGCAGCCGCGAAGAAGCCCGCGACGCGCCCTCGCCGGACGCGGACTCCGAAGTAG